The Melanotaenia boesemani isolate fMelBoe1 chromosome 8, fMelBoe1.pri, whole genome shotgun sequence DNA window AAGTACTTGTGATTATGCATTAACTCAAAGCTAATAGTTTATTATTTATGGACAAGATGGCATGTTATAAGATACCAGTTTTAGTTTTGAGCACTGCATTTATTCTGAATGGTGGTTCATTTGACCATCAAAATACAActaagatttgatttgataaggGGGGAACATGAAAAACCTGGTTCAGGATCATCAGTTCTGAAGGAGGATCTATTAGTGCTGGCAGCGAAGATCAGGATCCACATGGCTATCCAGCATCTTAACCAATGCTTGAGAAGGCAATTCCGCCCACAGCTGTTCAAGAGCACACTTGCTCCCCACCTCTGTACTGCTGCTCAGAGACTTCTGGAAGACTGGGCTGATGTGGTGATGACTGACAATGATAGAGCCTTCATCTATGGTTGTCTAAAGGATTGTTGATGTATGAAGAACAGGTACAACAGCTCTGTGATTACACTGACGTCACAGAGGAGTAATATTAAATCTGAGCTTTTAGCTGTGATTTGGTTAGCCTGAGATAAAACACTATGTATTAGTGCATGAATGCCAacatataatttaaaagaatagtTAAAAGGTGATCTGTGTATCTAGTAGAACGTCTCTGTGatatacaatgaaaaaataGGAATGGACGTCTATGCTGATTCATCCTTGTCAGCATATATTTACTGAATCTAAATGAATTAAGACTAGAACTATATTTCCTTTCAACTCAcagaataaatgtaaattttgtgattttgtgttACGCTTTGGTCTGGCTAAAGCTAAAACTGAACAgagattttatgtttatatatttggaACCTGCACGAGGGGCtcaggtcttttttttaatacacagtTGGACATCTTAGATTTGCTGCAGTATCGCAACCCCATTGTATGTTTACATCTCCATTTGTACTCATGCCTAACATGGTTTGCCTCATCTAATCAGATAGCGTAAAAGCCTATTGAACCCCTAATTACATTAGAATGACCAGATGGCCAGTTGTCATTGCAGATTGCCTTTATCCCCATGTTATTTGGACTAACGgggaattatttaaaaaaaaataataatctaggAATTTTACATTCATTACCCTAATTACAACTACTAACAAGcaaatgtacataaataaaatgtatttataggTAAAGCAAAGTAACCTAATGTCTAATGAGATTCACATATATTACAAAATGGATATTTGAAAAATCTATAAAACAGTCATTAAAAGAATCTACAGATGTAATGGGAAACTATTGATTGCCTGATCATACTAGATGGAGGATAAAATCATTTGAACCACTTCTGGACCCTGTAACAACTGCACAGCAAGCATTAACCAGATTCTGAGGATTTACAGATAATAGTTTGTGATGCCTAAAATAAATTATAGCTTGCTGGGATTTACCAGCAGTGCTAGCAACAGTAGATGCCACACAATGGTAACCGCTCCTTACAGGATTAAAGAGTGCTTTCCAGACCTTAGCATGGAAGTGCAGGTCTGACATCCGCAGTGTGAAAGTGCTACAGGGGATCGTGCACTCTTCCGGTCCTGTTCAATCTGTATGTGTCGCACTTCCAATATAACTTGCCACATGCTATTGCGAGCTGTATCAGGAGTGAACAGTAGTACAGGAAACTCATACAGGACTTTTGATGCATGTGCCTCTAACCGTCTGCACCTCAACACCACCAATACCAAGGAAAGCCACACCCAAAGCCACTGGCCATTAACAGTGACAGTAGTACAGAGCTACAAATATGAGAGTGGCTACAggacagactggactggactgcCAACACAGAGGCTCTGTGCAGGAGGGATCACAACTTTTCTCAGATGGTTGGGATGTCTTCAACAAGAAGCTGTAGCATGGGGCAGTGTGTAGCTTACCTGGTTGAGCAGCCGCTCCTATGTAAAAAGGCTACAAATCCTGTGCAGCTGGCCCATGTTTAAATCCCAACCTGGGGCCCCTTACTACAGGTCATTCCCCGCTCTCGCCGACCCTTTCTTTCCTGTCCAGCTACTGTTAACATAAAGGCCACTAGAGCACAAAATAGTCCTTTAAAATCAAAAAGCTGCTGTGTATGTTCTGGGTTGTTGTGGCAAACATCTTCTTTCATGCAGAGGTGTGCTGGGACAGCAGCATCAGGAAGGACAACTTATGTCTGGACAAACTGGTGAGGAAGACGGGCTCTGTTGTGGGCATGGAGCTGGACAACCTGACAACAGTGGCAGAGCGATGGACACCAAGCTGGTTACAGACATGGACAATCCACTGCATAGCTATATATCCTAAAAGGGGAGCAGCTGTCACTGTCCTGCTTCAGCGTGAGGCTGAGGATATTCTGTCACACACTCCGCATAGCTCTTTGAATTCCACTCAAGGCTTGGGCCAAGGGCCAATTGTCCTGCTCTAAATTGCATGTGGTAcaccagtggttttcaaactttttgagtcACATCCTCCAAGGTAAAACGCATGGGAGTTTGTGACCCCCACCCCCATGCGACGACATAATTGTGATTGTGTGATGTATCAAATAAGTTGTCTTGCAGCCACCCCCTAAATGTGAGGATAACTGCCAGAATTGTCATAcaaaaggaggataaagtggtttttggcagtttactgctgtgacaaggcacctacatgccgaACATCAGTTTCTGTCacagagataatgtcaaattcagatttttgagGTGGCATGTGTACTTTGTTGTTAATCTTCTAAAAATTTAAGGTgctaatttaaaagatttatctCTCCATTAATGATTTATGTTGACAATcctggtaaaaatcccaaatttattagataaatgtaggctatatttttcaaaattatctGGCGatcccctgaaattatcttgcaTGCCCCATGGGGGTCCCGACCCCCAGTTTGAAACTACTGCTGTACACCATGCACCTCTTCCTTTTCACTGGACTGTTTAAACTCcttaatattgttttatattagGGTGTATTGCATGCTTTTGATCTTAAAATTTTTGGATACTGCTGGAACTTGCATTATGCCGCCCTGGGCAGAATAATTTCCTCTcatttaccattaaaaaaaaaactcaagacCACAGCTTTACAGTTAAATAGTTACAAtaggttttattaattttcttatcTTTCTCCAAggtatgtaaatataaaaattattctGAAATCATCCCAACACACATTTTCCAAATGTTATTTTCACAACAATGAAGACAAATTTTAAGTGTTGCATTTTCTACATGGGTAACTACTTTTATAAACTTTGAATTCTACGTATGGCTCAGTGATATAAATGACAGGATGTTTATATTCACATAGATCAATTATATGCAACAAGTTAAAGACTACAATGATCCGTGTTAAATCGCTCCATACTGGACCACTAATTGCCTGGATGAAATCTGCAGTAATAtgaacagtaaaagaaaatagcaGTTGGGCCAGCACTGTTGCCGTGGATCCCACTCTGGCGTCAGGGGCAGGACATCTCTGAGGAACATAGTGAAGAGTGATGGGGGGCATCCAGTCTGTGCTAGCAGTCTTCCTGCCTTCAGCACAGACATTCATAAACATCACCTCACAGTCCAGTGAGAAGCCCTCCTCAAACCTAGACAGTCAGGGTGGATGTCACAATGTACCCAAGGTGAGAGAAATGTTTAATCTTTCATCTACTCCACTGCTGTTAACACTATTCTACTTACATGGAGTGGCTTTCAGCTCCAGCCAGGAATTCAAAAGTAGGGTTAAGAGTGGTGGTGAGGTCTTGTGTTCATGTGAACATTCATCTTCATCTCGTTGTCCAAGATTTGCACAAGCTGCTGCATGGAGGGCAGGTGACCTGACTCCAATTTTGACCACACTGGTACatctataaaaaacaaaaagacgaaaaaaaaaaaggagaaaaatatatatttccttGTAAATCAGTTGACTTATCACCACTCAATTCTAACAACATAATGACAGACTGTATAGGATGTAATGACCTTCACCTGAAAACTTACAAACAACAATTACCTCTCTTTTATATTTAGCCTCAATTAAAAGTAATAACACTATTAACACACTTcgaatattatttaaattttgtcttCAGTGCTACACACTGaagccaaaaacaacacaattaaCTCACTCAGCCCacaatgtgaaagaaaaactcaccgTTTAATGTGATTTCAAATGCTCCTGTTGACATTAACTGGTTTTCAACCATATTGCTGAAGAAGAAGACCATCATGCAGGCATATATCTAAAAGAAtggaaataatttataaaagcaCTGAACAAAAACCATTTCttctattttcttctttcatatTTCCAGCAACAAATATCaatctaatcaaatcaaattttatagagcattattattatttataaagcaatgtttatgcacaaagcaacacaaagtgctttacataataaaaaacaaaatatgcataataaaaacaaaatttaaaaagccttcacacaccagaaTGACAGCAATTTAGTAGTTCAGTTACAAAACGATAGCTGAATTGCTGACCTGAGTTTTGACATTGACtaatgtattaaaaacaaattagtcTAAAGACAAACCTGGTCTTTAGACTCAGTGTTCCACTACTTTTAAATTGGCTTTTGTGACATACTTTCTTCTCCTCTGCACCAATTTGAGAGTGGCTGACACAAGTACACCCTCTTGCACAAAGCTCTCCTTATTGGTTGATGGGATTAAAAGGGTAGGCTTAGTGCAGTCAGCGAAAGaagatttcttttcttgtgttttacaATTATACTAAACATTTTAGGcagttgtttctttctcttaaaATGCGAAGAGACCCACTGGTGCAAGACAGTTTAATCTGACAACACTGTCAAAGGCTTTGATGGGTTTGTAACCCTAGGGATAACTAATCCAAGCAAAGCAATACTTAGTGGCACATTAAGAAACCTCTGaataagaacaaaataaaatcataagggtttaatttttcttatatatatatatatatatatatatatatatatatatatgtgtgtgtgtgtgtgtgtgttcaaaacaACTAAATTGAAAAACCAACTTTATGTATTGGTATATTCAACTCATGCTTCTATGCATTTTCTTCAATACCCTCCAAAGACACAACAGCCAGAATAAATGCACAGTCTGGACGCTACCAGCCAATATGTTTAGTTTAAGattacagtaaaaacacaacaaaaacaaagcaagacaaaacaaacaaagaaaaaagtcacaCAAGCAGATCTAAGATTGAAAGAACTTTTACCTTATTTGCCTGCCCCCACTCCCAGATCCCTGGGGCTTGCATACCAAAGAGGGCAAATGGGTCCTTGCCAATAATAATCAGCCCAATCACCAGCAGTTTGAACACAGAAAGGAAGGAGGCAATGTgtctgagaaaataaaataaaaactgattaagAATACAACTCCTAATTATGGAAGTCTGAAGC harbors:
- the selenot1a gene encoding thioredoxin reductase-like selenoprotein T1a, whose protein sequence is MKWLRFSLLVLGVFSLCYATTGDSSGVKKMKMQFATGPLLKFQICISUGYKRVFEEYTQALYQRYPDIRIEGENYLPMPAYRHIASFLSVFKLLVIGLIIIGKDPFALFGMQAPGIWEWGQANKIYACMMVFFFSNMVENQLMSTGAFEITLNDVPVWSKLESGHLPSMQQLVQILDNEMKMNVHMNTRPHHHS